The following is a genomic window from Fulvia fulva chromosome 9, complete sequence.
TCTTTCCTTCGCTCCGGCGGATCTGCTGCTGAGGACTTGAGTGTGGAGCTTTGGGTGCCTTTGACTTCACGTGTAGCATTGAGACGCGACTGGGATTGAGAGTGTATCAAACAGCATGAAGCAACGATATCGACAATAACGACTCAGCGCGTCCGCTTCGGTTCACGATGTCACAAGATTCCTCGAATTCCGCCATCAAGAATGGCCAACCCAACGACTCCAAGCTCGAGAATGCCAACAGCAATGGCACGCCCAAACCCCAACATCCAGACGAACCCACCAAATACCGCCTCCCCTTCACCCTCTGGCTCGCCGACCACTTCACCTGGTCCTGGTTCACCTGCACGCAATCCACCGGCGGCGTCGCCACCCTCCTCTCCGAATGCCCCAAACAATTCCACGGTCTATACACCATCGGCGTCATAATTTTCATCTTCAACATCATCCTTTGGATTGCCTTTACCTCCTTGATGGCACTGCGATGGTACGCCAACCCGTCCACGATAAAACGTTGCTTCACGCAACCGCCGGAATGCTTCTTCTTCGGATCCTTCTGGCTATCCGTCGCGACGATGGTAATCAACATGCAACGCTACGGCGTGCCGCATTCTGGGGCCTGGCTGGTGGGGGCTGTGAGGGTGTTATTTTGGATTTATGCCGCTTGCAGTATCTCGGTGACGATGGTGCACATCGTTGTGATTTCGAAGTATACACCGTTCTCAGCCATCGCGTTCGCGCCGCCGATGTTCATCCTCATCTTGAACGCGATGTTGACGGGGACGGTCGCGGCGGCGATTGTAGAGAGTCAGCCAGAACACCATCGGCTGAGCATTATGGTGGCGGGGGTGGGGTATCAGGGTCTGGGGTGGATTGTGTGTACAATGTTCTTGACGTTGACGATGGCGAATTTGCTGGAGAAGGGGTGGCCGGCGCCGAATGTGAGGAGTGGGCTATTTATTATGGTGGGGACGAGTGGGTTTACGATTGTGGCGTTGATTGGAATTGCGAGAGGTGCGCCCGAGGGGTATGCGTATTTCGCTGCGCATCCGATGGCGAAGGAGATTTTGGTGGTTGTGGCGACGTGGGTTGGGGTGTTTATGTGGGTGTTTTCGTTTTGGGTATTTGGGCTGGCGTTACTGGTGAATTTGGTGGAGCTGATGAAGAGAGATGAGGAAGGGAAGTGGAGGGTGAATGTGCAGTTTACGAATACTTCGTGGGCGTCGATCTTCCCGAATGTTGGATGGACGTTATCGACGATCTATCTGGGGCAGGAGTTTGAGAGTGAGGGGATTATTTGGGTGTCGGTGGCGATGACTATACTGCTGGTGGCGTTCTGGTTGCTGGAGTTGTTTTTGATGATGAGGGCCGTGGCCAGGTCGATATTTGTGGATGCCAGGATCAAGATGGCCTGAGAATGCAACTCGATCTCGAATTCTGCTTATGCCAGGCCTCTTTGACAGCTCTTTTTGCTCATCATCTGCGCTGTTGGTACTGGTCCGAGTCTTGCCTGCTCCAGGTATGGGAGCTGTGGTGTTAATCTGCTGTCATTGCCGCAGGAGTTGGTGCGCCGCTCACTTGGCCGGCTTAAACTGCGCTTGACGAGGACGTATCGCGCATCCGGCCCAGCAGTTCTGCAGCAGTATCATTGTCAGACGCTTTTGGGGCCACGCAACCCATGCTGCTGATCAAAGCCACACGGCGACTCTGGAATGCAGTAATATGTTCGTGCCAGTCGCTTAGCCTGAGAGCGTCTCCTGCCCCAGGCGTCATTAAATGAAAGTGCCCGGCGCCCGCGCAATACATGACAGCATCTTCCAGTGGTGGTTGTGTGATGAGCATGTTTCGCCATGACGCCTCAGGCCTGGCATAAGCAGAGCTTATAGTCGTGTAGCTGCTGTCACTGAGCGAATCTGACAGATGTAGTAATCTCAGGAAAGGGTTGGCTACCGCTAAGGTAGGCTGATTTGGCTCTTGGCACTGCGCTGGCGTAAAGCGATTCACAGCCGGCGCCTGTCGGCCTTTCGGACAGTCATGGGCAGAGGAGCACGTCGCCGGTGTGATGCCCGTTTCCAGGAAGACTCGTCGATCTGAGTATGGACGTAAGAAAAGCGCTTGCTGTAGGGCTGGTGATGTTCTGATGGTAGCTCGCCAGGTGCGGTCGACTCGCTGCGCCAGAAGAAGATCTCGAACTGGTACTTGCAGCAGGATCATCTCCGCCAGCTTTGGCACACCCATCACGGAGTAGATTGGCGGTGGCATCTGTCGCATGTCAGTCAGCGATATCTCTAAGCAGGGGCGGTATCAATACGTACTGTGTAGGTGCTGTTTTGATGTGGATGCGGTAGTTTTGAAGTGAAGTTGTTGTGTGTCCAAGTTTGTAGCGTGGAAATTGGGAGATGGAAGTCAAGGTGACATTGTTTGGGCGCATGTGATCATAAACATCGAGCGTCGACTTGGGTCAGTGCCGCGTTTGTCCAGCCGATGGATCGATGCTCTCGTCCTTTTGCTGAGGTCACTGTGCCGAGTTTCGATTGCCCTTTCACTGCTCTTTTCCTGCTTGAAGCACAGCTTCATGAGTTGTCGAGTCGACAGCTGAGCGCCGCAACCGGTCGAGCCAGTCCTCAGCGGTCCCGCCACAGACCTCCTTCTCGAATTGGTGCTGGTTGTATATGTAGACTCCTCCGCCCACCGAATGCCGTAATGCTGTCATACAGATCGCC
Proteins encoded in this region:
- a CDS encoding Malic acid transport protein — translated: MSQDSSNSAIKNGQPNDSKLENANSNGTPKPQHPDEPTKYRLPFTLWLADHFTWSWFTCTQSTGGVATLLSECPKQFHGLYTIGVIIFIFNIILWIAFTSLMALRWYANPSTIKRCFTQPPECFFFGSFWLSVATMVINMQRYGVPHSGAWLVGAVRVLFWIYAACSISVTMVHIVVISKYTPFSAIAFAPPMFILILNAMLTGTVAAAIVESQPEHHRLSIMVAGVGYQGLGWIVCTMFLTLTMANLLEKGWPAPNVRSGLFIMVGTSGFTIVALIGIARGAPEGYAYFAAHPMAKEILVVVATWVGVFMWVFSFWVFGLALLVNLVELMKRDEEGKWRVNVQFTNTSWASIFPNVGWTLSTIYLGQEFESEGIIWVSVAMTILLVAFWLLELFLMMRAVARSIFVDARIKMA